The Penicillium oxalicum strain HP7-1 chromosome V, whole genome shotgun sequence genomic interval ACGGATCTTGGAATCCCTCGATTGCCATTCCCCACGCTCCACGACAGTTACTAATGTGGCCTCGCTCTACGCAGCCGACATTGAGGCCCTCCAGTCGGGCTCCAAATATATCAAACAACTTATTCCCGCAGTCGTCAATCTCGTCTACAAGAAGCTATTGCAGTATGATATCACTTCACGAGCTTTCCACACCCGAAACACGGCCGACGAGACCACCCCGGACAAGGAGTGGTTGGACGAAGAAACACCCCAGATTCAGCGACGAAAGATGTTTCTCCGCTGGTATCTCATCAAACTCTGTTCAGATCCCACCAGTATTGACTTCTGGAGATACTTGAGCAAAGTCGGGTACGTTAACAGACCACGTCGAGACTCCGCTTGTCCCGTTCGATGGGCGGCTCCTCCGTGCCCGCCACCGTCACCTTCACCCGAGACCCGACTGACATGATCAACAGGATGATGCACTGCGGCCAAGAGCGCCTTCATCCGCTCAACATCGAATTCATCCACATCAACGCCTGCGTGGGTTACATCCAGGATATCTTCATCGAGGCACTCCTCTCCCATCCCCGCATCGCCCTCCCACAAAAGATCGCACTCGTGCGAGCTGTCAACAAGATCCTCTGGATCCAGAATGACCTGTTCGCCAAATGGCGACTGCGTGACGGCGAGGAATACGCCGATGAAATGTCCGTGTACAGCTTTGGTTCGGGCAAAGAAGGGTACGTCGGAGACAAGAAGGTTTTGGGCGACGAGACGAGCCAGctgggagatgatgacggggCCAGCATTTTGAGTAGTGTGGCCCCTTCCACGCATACAAGTCAGACGACTCACACCATCTCTTCCACATCTTCGCCGGCGGCCTCGAAAGCATCTGCATGTCCCTTTGCCGAGTTGGCTCAGGCTCGTGGGGCGGCTAGCGAGACTAAGATCTGGGCAAATTGACGAGAGAATCTCCCGTGGCCGGTTTTTCCTACTCATTttcaagttttttttttcgtttttttgGAGGGGTTTGAAGATCGCATTACTGTCCGGCGTTGGGCATAACTTGATGCAGCGTGGAGTTTTCTTCGATTCTCATCCAATAGCATATTCCTCTGTGATTCAAGCCTTTTGCTTGTTTCTCTGCTTTGAACTCAATACACGCACCTCACTGTCTTGTTGAGTATTTCTTTCTGCATGCCggtgttttccttttcaatAGTTTGCATCATAGTGTTCCGACCAAAGCTCAGAGAGGGAGGCCTCCCTGTGCATTTCCATGAGAAAGGTCAAACGGGACAGACACGTGCGTCATGCCGGCACCTGCAAAGACATCCAACAATCGTCGATCGTGCCGACTTTGGTTCCCGCGGCGGCTGGACGTGGGAGTATGAACCACTAAACTTTAATTAAGAGGGCCGGATGCACATCTCGGGAGTTACGCCCACACTCGGTTGGTTCAGTTAACTGGCTGGACCTGGACGCTTTGGCGATGAATCCGCGACCCACGGCAATTACAGCTCTCCTGGAGGGCTTTGATGGGTCGAATCGTGATAACCTTATCTCCGTTCCTTAAATCCGCCTCGTGGCCAATCTTTTTTCTCAGCCAGTCAATCGACTCGACGGTGGTACAACTCGACCGGCAAACATCCAACTACTGTGGAAGGTACTGCAGTAGTCATCTGCCGTATGTACCTCCGACGAGCTGAGCCAGGCACCACATCCGAGACTCACCGCTGCGTCGGATTTACGGGTATCGTTCAGCAGTTTCATTGGGTGATCGCTAGTCCCACCACGTAGGCCATCTTCCATTTGTCGATGATTGCATTGACAGGCCTGGCCTCGGTTCCTCCTCCACTCGAACCGCCCATGTCGAAGGTTCTTGACGCCCCTTTGGCGGGGTACACCAGCCAGGCAAGAAGGTTGGGTCCCTACGAGTAGCGACCGATGAACTGTGAGACGACTGGATCGTCTGGAGAGTGACAACTTCATACTTCGTTCTGACTGGAGCACGTCGGACACGGATCGTCCGATGCGGGCCACAACGGAACCTGAGCGCGTGGCGGCAGTGTAGCTCTTGTATTAGCCAGCGGGGTCGCGGTGGGATGGccagaaaagaagaaccgcagatctgctgctgctaTTGCTGCTGATCCATATTTCTCTGATTTCAATCCAACcagggggagaaaaaaaagggacagaATTATCTTTGTATGTACTCCCGACTCGAGACTGACTGATTAACGATtctcatcttttccaagTTACACTCTCTTCGGCCATCGTACCGTgatcctcctcccctctctgCCAATCCTCCCTCCTATCTCACGACGCAAGATCAAAGAGAAGCCATGGCCTCGAACGCAGTGACGCCactcatcatcaacaatgaATCCATCGTGACAGACATCAAATTCGAGGTCCACGCGCCGGCCACGGGTGAGCTCTCCGGGTACTGCGCAGGTGCATCGGTCGACGATGCAAAGCGCGCCGTCGAGTGCGCCCAGGCAGCCTTCCCCGCCTGgagcaagaccaaggccTTTGACCGTCGCGACATCCTACTCAAGGCCGGTGAGGTCATGTTGGCGCGCAAGGAGGAGCTCATTGCGTTGCAGATGGAGGAGACCGGAGCGGGACGGCTCTTTGTGGAGCATACTTTCCACATGGGCGTCAACTTTGTCAAGGACTTTGCCGGGCGGATCTCAACCATCGAGGGCAAAGTGCCGAGTGTGAACGTGGACGGAGAGAATGCGATCATCTACAAGGAGCCTTATGGTGTGATTCTGAGCATTGCGCCATGGTAAGCCAAAGAttgcctctttctttcattcaacgtttcttcttttccttgcgAACGATCTCCGCTTTCTTCACGACTCTGTCTGCCATCGAGCCAGGCTAATGGTACCTTTGCCTCGTCGCTGTTCCAGGAATGCGCCTTTGATCCTGGGCATGCGCGCCATCGCGCTGCCTCTGGCCGCCGGTAACACAATCGTCTTCAAGGGCTCGGAGCTGTCACCCAAGTGCTTCTGGGCTCTCGGTGACATTTTCCGTGAGGCTGGTCTCCCCGCAGGCTGCCTGAACGTGCTGTACCATCAGACCTCCGATGCCGCCGCCGTGACCAATACTCTGATTGCCCACCCCTATGTTCGCAAGATCAACTTTACCGGTAGCACCCATGTGGGCTCCATCATTGCCTCCACCGCCGGAAAATACATCAAGCCGGTCTTGTTGGAACTGGGTGGGAAGGCGTCCGCAATCGTCTTGGACGATGCGGACCTCGACAAGGCCGCCATGAACTGCGCACTGGGATCCTTTATGCATGTGAGTTGACATATTTTCGGGAGTTACAGGAGAAGTTGCGGGGGCTCTAGAAATGGCGAATAAGGAAATGGAGACACTCATACTAATCATCCTGgtgttggttttttttcaGTCCGGTCAAATTTGCATGTCGACCGAACGCATCGTCGTCCAAAGCGCTGTCGCCGATCAGTTCCGCCAAAAGGTCGCCGAACATGCTGAGAAGCTGTTTGGCAAGGATGTGCCAGCCCTGTGCCTTGTGAACGCTGCGGCCGTCaccaagaacaagaagctcGTCGCTGACGCCGTCTCACGCGGAGCCAAGGTGATCTTTGGCGATGCCAACGGCAATGAGGGCCGCGATACTCAAATGCGACCCATCATCGTGGATGGGGTCACCCAGGAGATGGATCTGTACAAGACGGAATCTTTCGGTCCGACTGTATCGCTGTTTGTTGTGGATTCGGAAGAAGAGGCTATCGCGCTGGCCAACGATACCGAGTACGGTCTCACCGCGGCCGTGTATACGCAAAACTTGTTCCGCGGCCTGCGTGTTGCCAAGCAAGTTGAATCTGGGTGAGTTgctgacctttttctttttattctatctctctctctctctctctctctctctctctctctctctctctctatacTTGCGCGTCAAAACTACTGACACGGTCCACGTTCCATATTCCAGTGCGGTCCACATCAATGCGCTGACGATTCACGACGAGCCTGTTTTGCCTCATGGTGGGTGGAAGAGCAGTGGATTTGGTCGCTTTGGCGGTGTCTCTGGATACGACGAATTCCTTCAGACCAAGGTTGTCACCTGGCATGAGTAGAGGACATGTCGTTTTTATTCGTGGCCGGTTTATCTCTTTTGACTTTTCTTGTGTCTTCCGGCGAAGACGCTTGTGTGGAGATTactggttttttttggttcaaTTCTTTTCATTCCTCCGTATGAAATTTTTCATATCTCTTGTCTGTATATGTACTTGAATCTATTGGAATGAGACCGATGGTGGTTATGACAGACGGCCGATGAGCAACCCATGACTCCGTCCTAATACGTAGCCACTGGTGGAGTCTGATATCCACAGCCTGGTCCACCAGTAGAAGTCGCCGATACTGTTGAAACAGAacccctctttctctcatccatcatgttGACGGGACTCGCTTGGTCCTGCAGTCCCTTGCATATGACCCGATATTGGAAACCCAAAGAGCAAAGTATCCGCAGACAAGATCCTATAACACCGGCTCTTAGTGAGAAAGATATCCAAATAGAACCGATCAGGTCACTACTAGAGATTGATAAAAAGCACGTTTGTCTGACCTATGCGTGTGGATATGGATCCAGCCTTCTAATCTACTAGGAGGCACTCCTAAATTCTAATAGGTAACTACCTAAGTATGTCAGTAAGACGATATGCCCGTTATACATTCGTAGATCCATTACCAGTACCTGCCTCGTCTGTAGGTTGGACATCCACCTAGCATCGATACACGTATTGATTGCAAAGTAGCCAAGATCATACATTAATAGATATACTAGTCGAAAGGGTAGTCTCCCTTGGCACTGCGGGGCTTCAACATATGAACAACCATTCCCCCATGTCCAATTGCCCACCTTCCCTCGGACTCTCCCCGTAGAATAACAAAAAAAGGCTATCCATATGTACCCATGTATAGTGTATGTCGGCCCTCCCCCACGCCCCATTCGTTACAAGTTCAACTCAAAGCAACCTTGACGCTTTGACTTTAAATGAGGGTGCATAGGTacggaagaagaacaagaaggaaaaggacgggaaagaaatgaaaaaaaaaacctgaGCCTGAATCTACCTGAATCAGGGTTGAGCAGGGAGCCGGGGTCAGTAGTAGCGACGGCGGCTACAGTCCGATATTTGATTCCTTGAACACTACCTTGTGGACTGTTCTTGGCGGGGGAAGCGGGAAAAAAGCGGGCTGTTGGGAGGTTGAAGACTGGCGGAGATGCCGACGTTGATGCTGGTGACTTTCTGCATTGTACTCT includes:
- a CDS encoding Vanillin dehydrogenase: MASNAVTPLIINNESIVTDIKFEVHAPATGELSGYCAGASVDDAKRAVECAQAAFPAWSKTKAFDRRDILLKAGEVMLARKEELIALQMEETGAGRLFVEHTFHMGVNFVKDFAGRISTIEGKVPSVNVDGENAIIYKEPYGVILSIAPWNAPLILGMRAIALPLAAGNTIVFKGSELSPKCFWALGDIFREAGLPAGCLNVLYHQTSDAAAVTNTLIAHPYVRKINFTGSTHVGSIIASTAGKYIKPVLLELGGKASAIVLDDADLDKAAMNCALGSFMHSGQICMSTERIVVQSAVADQFRQKVAEHAEKLFGKDVPALCLVNAAAVTKNKKLVADAVSRGAKVIFGDANGNEGRDTQMRPIIVDGVTQEMDLYKTESFGPTVSLFVVDSEEEAIALANDTEYGLTAAVYTQNLFRGLRVAKQVESGAVHINALTIHDEPVLPHGGWKSSGFGRFGGVSGYDEFLQTKVVTWHE